A genomic region of Metopolophium dirhodum isolate CAU chromosome 1, ASM1992520v1, whole genome shotgun sequence contains the following coding sequences:
- the LOC132936547 gene encoding uncharacterized protein LOC132936547 — MACVDADGLFLTIDVGDYGRNSDGRVFRRSSLGKAIENDLLDAPDPKPLPGWDSKGPFPHFFVADEAFPLKKNLMRPFPKRSLNKTRRIFNYRCSRARRSVECSFGMLVSKFRVFEQPLACKVKTCESVIKAACVLHNFIRMREGTFSTPSHPQSIDSMGVQNNKELPLIQVARPTRVAENNRELLCSYFISNQGQVPWQENCS, encoded by the exons ATGGCATGTGTAGATGCTGATGGACTTTTTTTGACCATTGATGTTGGTGATTATGGTAGGAACAGTGATGGTAGGGTGTTTAGAAGAAGTTCGTTAGGCAAAGCCATTGAAAATGATTTGCTGGATGCCCCTGACCCAAAGCCTTTACCTGGCTGGGACTCAAAGGGccctttcccacatttttttgTAGCAGATGAAGCCTTTCCATTGAAAAAAAACCTGATGAGACCTTTTCCCAAAAGatcattaaataaaaccagAAGGATTTTTAACTACAG GTGCTCCAGAGCCAGAAGAAGCGTAGAATGCTCATTTGGAATGCTTGTTTCTAAATTTAGAGTATTTGAGCAACCTCTAGCTTGTAAGGTAAAAACATGTGAATCTGTTATTAAAGCAGCATGTGTTCTGCATAATTTCATACGAATGCGAGAAGGTACATTTTCTACACCATCACATCCTCAATCAATTGATTCAATGggagtacaaaataataaagaacTACCACTTATTCAAGTAGCAAGACCCACAAGAGTTGCAGAAAATAACAGAGAGTTATTGtgtagttattttatatcaaatcaaGGTCAGGTACCTTGGCAAGAAAATTGTTCTTAA
- the LOC132936546 gene encoding uncharacterized protein LOC132936546, whose protein sequence is MIVPNFKLSNNTEHYFWYFLKIYLPIHLKLIKMAEDCEKMVQLVKHIENHPCLFDYNRADYSNDTVKTAAWHEIAKENNLSVADCKEKWRNIRGRYLRQLKDVPPSGSGTKRKKVYYLTDYLHFIDPYTTSRPQTGNLTGLTVSENSIDYLEVDEIEYGYEHEERSMTDTHSINKCIKKKSGIDSSSKKQQCSSLDELNVAAAGYFKEKRSQKKSEELQDHDMDFLKSLLPDIKSLDSHNKRKLKINIMQLVDDACKEASYNKNTNVHNIHDTLSYSRQPSQDQQPLSNFQPRELYYKQPPQLFSHVERPPSSYDKEPPTQQQRSTHHKHEIDPMTQYQPPATHAPIWTPL, encoded by the exons ATGATTGTACCAAACTTCAAACTATCTAATAACACAGaacattatttttggtattttttaaaaatatatttacctatacacttgaaacttataaaaatgGCGGAGGATTGTGAAAAAATGGTGCAATTGGTTAAGCACATCGAAAACCACCCATGTCTTTTTGATTACAATAGAGCGGATTATTCTAACGACACAGTCAAGACAGCAGCATGGCATGAAATTGCaaaggaaaataatttatcag tgGCTGATTGTAAAGAAAAGTGGCGAAATATCCGTGGACGATATTTACGCCAACTTAAAGATGTGCCACCAAGTGGATCAGGGACCAAACGAAAGAAAGTCTATTACCTTACTGATTATTTACACTTTATTGACCCTTACACCACATCCCGACCTCAAACTGGCAACCTTACAGGTCTCACAGTAAGTGAAAATAGTATTGACTATTTAGAAGTAGATGAAATAGAATATGGTTATGAACATGAAGAAAGATCTATGACAGATACACATAGCATCaataaatgtatcaaaaaaaaaagtggcaTAGATAGTTCATCAAAAAAACAACAATGCTCTTCATTAGATGAACTTAATGTTGCAGCTGCTGggtattttaaagaaaaaagatCCCAAAAAAAATCAGAAGAATTACAAGATCATGATATGGACTTTTTAAAGAGCTTATTAcctgatattaaatcattagatTCCCATAATAAaagaaagttaaaaattaacattatgcAATTAGTCGATGATGCTTGTAAAGAGGCATCATACAATAAGAAtacaaatgttcataatattcatGACACTCTATCATATTCAAGACAACCTTCACAAGATCAACAACCACTGTCTAATTTTCAACCAAGAGAACTATATTATAAGCAACCACCACAGCTATTTTCACATGTTGAACGACCACCTTCATCTTATGACAAAGAACCACCAACCCAACAACAAAGATCTACACACCATAAACATGAAATCGACCCAATGACTCAATATCAACCACCAGCAACGCATGCCCCAATTTGGACTCCTTTATAA